The genomic interval TCTTTTAAAAAGTATAGGAGCTAGCCAAAAAATTAGTTTCTTTTTCATGTTTTTTTATTCGTTGTTGAGTAATTGATCGAGATGTGCAATATCTTGAACTAAAACTTGACGTGCTTTACTTCCTTCAAAAGGACCTACAACACCTGCAGCTTCTAGTTGGTCAATAATCCTACCAGCTCGATTATATCCTAGTTTAAGTTTACGTTGTAAAAGAGAGGCACTACCTTGTTGCGCAATAACTAATACTTCTGCGGCGTCACGGAAGAGCTTATCTCTATCTGATGCATCTATATCAAGACTTGTGCCACTCTCTTCACCGACATATTCTGGCAGCAAATGTGCATCTGGATATGCTTTTTGATTACCAATATAATCTACAATACGCTCAACTTCTGGAGTATCTACAAAAGCACATTGAATACGTACTACGTCATTACCTTGTGTATAGAGCATGTCACCCCTACCTATAAGCTGATCTGCTCCTGAGGTGTCTAATATAGTTCTACTATCAATTTTTGAAGTAACTCTAAAAGCAATACGCGCAGGGAAATTTGCTTTAATAATACCTGTAATTACATTTACGGAAGGTCTCTGAGTAGCAATGATTAAATGAATACCTATAGCTCGGGCAAGTTGAGCAAGACGCGCGATAGGTGTTTCTACTTCTTTCCCTGAAGTCATAATCAAATCAGCAAACTCATCTACTACTAAAATAATATACGGTAAAAATTTATGTCCATTTTCTGGATTGAGCTTTCGTGCTTTAAACTTTGCGTTGTATTCCTTAATGTTACGACACATCGCATCTTTGAGTAAGTCATAGCGAGCATCCATCTCAATACACATTGAGTTAAGTGTATTAATCACCTTAGAATTATCTGTAATAATGGCTTCGTCTGTATCTGGTAATTTTGCGAGATAGTGCCGTTCTATTTTGTTAAAGAGTGTGAGCTCTACTTTTTTTGGATCTACTAAAACAAATTTGACTTCGGCAGGATGTTTTTTATAAAGTAACGAGGTAAGTATAGCATTTAGACCGACAGATTTTCCTTGCCCAGTGGCACCTGCCATGAGTAAGTGGGGCATTTTAGCAAGATCTACTACAAATGTCTCATTTGATATCGTTTTACCTAATGTAAGTGGTAATTCCATTTCGGCCTCCTGAAACTTCTTACTCGCCACTGCAGATCGCATGCTTACAATACGCGGATTCTTATTAGGGACTTCAATACCTATCGTACCACGGCCAGGAATAGG from Dokdonia sp. Hel_I_53 carries:
- a CDS encoding FtsK/SpoIIIE family DNA translocase; this translates as MAKKKTTRKKTKKTSTRKPISFKLSRQQQIILGSFLFFLGLGLFIAFTSYLFTWKIDQSLIAEGTRDDASANWLNLVGARISHFFIYKGFGVPAFTIAILTALTGIYFFFNYAKAGLKRFWFWGVLLMLWLSVFLGFFHKTNDLLGGTVGYESNDFLQDYLGLTGAIIVMAFLAIIYLVLRIKLTPEKIGAYFKQKKSDLTDEFTASGEPIVVDNSSTYEAEEFLKNIKSQDGSVTSAVDDTIKVTTQNLEPTSSETVSTSNNTFEITQPEEEELSVEVEKPIEEEELTDNLSSKLVEDFGEFDPTLELAKFKFPPIDLLKDYTNGQGITINQEELEENKNRIVETLNNYKIGIANIKATVGPTVTLYEIVPEAGVRISKIKNLEDDIALSLSALGIRIIAPIPGRGTIGIEVPNKNPRIVSMRSAVASKKFQEAEMELPLTLGKTISNETFVVDLAKMPHLLMAGATGQGKSVGLNAILTSLLYKKHPAEVKFVLVDPKKVELTLFNKIERHYLAKLPDTDEAIITDNSKVINTLNSMCIEMDARYDLLKDAMCRNIKEYNAKFKARKLNPENGHKFLPYIILVVDEFADLIMTSGKEVETPIARLAQLARAIGIHLIIATQRPSVNVITGIIKANFPARIAFRVTSKIDSRTILDTSGADQLIGRGDMLYTQGNDVVRIQCAFVDTPEVERIVDYIGNQKAYPDAHLLPEYVGEESGTSLDIDASDRDKLFRDAAEVLVIAQQGSASLLQRKLKLGYNRAGRIIDQLEAAGVVGPFEGSKARQVLVQDIAHLDQLLNNE